The Mycolicibacterium aurum genome segment CTGGCGTGCGCTGCGCGGACGCCACATCGGACTCGTTCCGCAATCCGCGGCGACGTCGTTCACGCCGGTACGCACCGTGGGATCCCAGCTCACCGAGATCTGCGCACGGTTCGGGGCGGACCGGATGCCCGCGCAGCTGTGTGCGGCCGTCGAACTCCCGTCCGACGTCGTCGCCCGGTACCCGCACGAACTGTCGGGCGGGATGGCGCAACGGGTGGCCATCGCCGCCGCACTGGCCGGCCGGCCCGGGCTGCTGGTCGCCGACGAGCCCACCTCGGCGCTGGACCCCGACAATGCCGCCCTGATCTGGCGGCTGCTCGGCGAGGCTGCCGCCGACGGCGCGGGCGTCCTGGTGATCACGCACGACATGCCCTCGCTGCTGCGCGCGCGGGTGTGCGACGACGTCGCGATCATGGCCCGGGGCACCGTGCTGTCCACGGCACCGCTCGCGGAGACGCTGGACAGTACGGATCCGCACACCCGGGCTCTGCTCGCAACGGTGCCGGCGTGACAGGCATCGAGGCGCTCGGAGTCCGCGCGGCGTTCGGGGGCCGGACGGTGCTCGACGGGGTCGACCTGACCGCGCCGGCGGGCTCGGTGACCGGGGTGACCGGGCCGTCCGGCAGCGGGAAGACGACGTTGTTGCGGGTGCTCGCCGGTCTCCACGCACCGGACGCGGGAGAGCTTCGCTACCACGGACACCCGGTTCCGCCCCGAGGCTCGATCGCGTTGCTCGCCCAGCATCCGCGGCTGGTGTGCAACCCGCGCTGGACGCTGCGCCAGATCATCGGCGAGCCCGCCGCCATCCGCGGCGAGACGCCGCCCGCGGACGTGACCGCCCGCGTCGGCCTGGACGACGACCTCCTGGACCGCCATCCGGGGCAGGTCAGCGACGGACAGCTGCAGCGTGCCTGCCTGGGCCGGGTGCTGACGCAGCGGGCCGACTTCGTGCTGTGCGACGAGCCCACCGCGATGCTGGACCCCATCGCGTCGGCCGCGGTGCGGACGTTGCTGCGTGACATCGCCCACGGCGGCGCCACGGTCATCCTGGTCAGCCACGATCCCGCACTGATCGCCGCCCTCACCACGGACGCACTGGCCTTGCCGCGCCTACTAGGCTGAACGACGTGACCCACTATGACGTCGTCGTTCTCGGAGCCGGCCCCGGCGGATACGTCGCGGCCATTCGTGCCGCCCAGCTCGGGCTGAGCACCGCCATCATCGAACCCAAGTACTGGGGTGGCGTGTGCCTCAACGTCGGGTGCATTCCGTCGAAGGCGCTGCTGCGCAACGCCGAGCTCGCCCACATCTTCCACAAGGAGGCCAAGACCTTCGGCATCAGCGGGGAGGCGACGTTCGACTACGGCGCCGCGTTCGACCGCAGCCGCAAGGTCGCCGACGGCCGCGTCGCGGGCGTGCACTTCCTGATGAAGAAGAACAAGATCACCGAGATCCACGGCAAGGGAAAGTTCACCGGACCCAACTCCATCGAGGTCGACCTCAACGAGGGTGACACCGAGAAGGTCGAGTTCGACAACGCGATCATCGCCACCGGCGCCCGCACTCGGCTGATCCCGGGCACCGAGCTGTCCGACAACGTCGTCACCTACGAGACCCAGATCATGGAGCGTGACCTGCCCGGCTCCATCATCATCGCCGGCGCGGGCGCGATCGGCATGGAGTTCGCGTATGTGCTGAAGAACTACGGCGTGGACGTGACGATCGTCGAGTTCCTCCCGCGCGCGCTTCCCAACGAGGACGCCGAGGTCTCCAAGGAGATCGAGAAGCAGTACAAGAAGCTCGGCGTCAAGATTCTGACGGGCACCAAGGTCGAGAAGATCCATGACGAAGGATCGTCGGTCACGGTGACCGTGTCCAAGAACGACAAGACCGAGGAACTCAAGGCCGACAAGGTCATGCAGGCCATCGGTTTCATGACCAACGTCGAGGATCTCGGTCTCGACGCCGTCGGGGTCGAGACCGACAAGCGCAACCTCATCGGCATCGACGACTACATGCGCACCAACGTGTCGCACATCTACGCGATCGGCGACGTCACCGGAAAACTGATGCTTGCGCACGTCGCCGAGGCCATGGGTGTCGTCGCCGCCGAGACCATCGCCGGTGCCGAGACCCTCCCGCTCGGGGACTACCGGATGATGCCGCGCGCCACGTTCTGCCAACCGCAGGTCGCCAGCTTCGGTCTCACCGAAGAGCAGGCCAAAGAAGAGGGCTACGACGTAGTCGTCGCCAAATTCCCGTTCACCGCCAACGGCAAGGCGCACGGCCTGGCCGACCCGACCGGCTTCGTGAAGCTGATCGCCGACAAGAAGCATCTCGAGTTGCTGGGTGGTCACCTGATCGGGCCCGACGTGTCCGAGCTGCTGCCGGAGCTCACACTGGCGCAGAAGTGGGATCTGACCGCCAACGAGTTGGCCCGCAACGTGCACACCCACCCGACCCTGTCCGAGGCGCTGCAGGAGTGCTTCCACGGGCTGGTCGGCCACATGATCAATTTCTAGTTGAGAGCGATCTGGGTCGCCGGTGTCGGCGGGTTGGTGGTCGGACACATCCTGTGGCTGGCCGGCATCTCGGCGGCCATCGCGTCGACGGATGTGCCGACCTGGGTGCTCGTCGTCGCCGCGGTGTCGCTGAGCGTCGGGCTGATCTCTGCGCTGCTGGCCCGGCGGGCATGGCGGCGTAAGGACCGGCGGTCCGAGATCTGGGCCGCGTTCCTGTGGGGTCTTCCGGTGTCGCCGGTGTTGCTGTCGCTGATTGTCCTCGGTGTGACCTACCTCTAGGCCACAATGGTCCGGTGGGGGACGGGGCAGTCGGGAGTTTGCTACGTCAGTGGTGGCAGCAGAGCGATGACTACCAGTGGCGGATCGACTTCCTGCGCAGCCGCGGACTGCTGCCGGTACTGCGCTGGGTGATCGCCGGTATCGGCGCGACCATGGGCGTGCTCTCGGCCGCGAATGTCGTCGCGCCGGCGGGAGCAGACGGCGCGGCGTTCCGGATCGGCTGGGCCGTGGTCGCCGTCGGTTCTCTGGGCTGGGCGGCGCGCTGGGCGTTCCGGCCGTGGCCGTCGGCACGGGAGTCGGCCGCGCTGGTGGTGTTCGTCGACGTCATCATGACGCTGTCGGCGTTGCTGTTCGGCGATCCGAACCTGGCCATATCCGGCATCACCATCCTGCTGTGCGCGGGCGGCTACGTGGTGTTCTTCCACGGTCCTCGGCTGCACCTGGCCCACATCGGATGGTGCATCGTCTCCGTCGTGGGCATCGCGGTGTGGCTGGCGGCCGGCAGCGGCGAATACGGGCTGCAGGTGGGTGTCTCCCGGGCGGTGATCGCGCTGCTGGTCACGGTGTGCGTGCTGCCGGCGCTGCAGTTCGGGTTCTGGTTGCTGCAGGGCAGTTCGAAGCAGTCGTTCACCGATCCGCTGACCGAGCTCA includes the following:
- a CDS encoding ATP-binding cassette domain-containing protein, whose amino-acid sequence is MVTAARLTGLTVDIDLYRGRDSAAVHVLDDVNLAVPAGRVTALIGESGCGKSLVASALTGLLPPGSRRHGQVRIGDTDMRADDERGWRALRGRHIGLVPQSAATSFTPVRTVGSQLTEICARFGADRMPAQLCAAVELPSDVVARYPHELSGGMAQRVAIAAALAGRPGLLVADEPTSALDPDNAALIWRLLGEAAADGAGVLVITHDMPSLLRARVCDDVAIMARGTVLSTAPLAETLDSTDPHTRALLATVPA
- a CDS encoding GGDEF domain-containing protein translates to MGDGAVGSLLRQWWQQSDDYQWRIDFLRSRGLLPVLRWVIAGIGATMGVLSAANVVAPAGADGAAFRIGWAVVAVGSLGWAARWAFRPWPSARESAALVVFVDVIMTLSALLFGDPNLAISGITILLCAGGYVVFFHGPRLHLAHIGWCIVSVVGIAVWLAAGSGEYGLQVGVSRAVIALLVTVCVLPALQFGFWLLQGSSKQSFTDPLTELTNRRGLEVSMKRLNEAARGDAQLCAVMIDVDGFKEVNDTLGHSVGDDVLIRTARRIRESVRDDAVVVRWGGEEFLVVDRIPAPQAETVAERIRSAVSAPAKPAITVSIGVATCRPSESALGDVIVAADSAMYEAKACGGDRVIVTSAA
- a CDS encoding ABC transporter ATP-binding protein → MTGIEALGVRAAFGGRTVLDGVDLTAPAGSVTGVTGPSGSGKTTLLRVLAGLHAPDAGELRYHGHPVPPRGSIALLAQHPRLVCNPRWTLRQIIGEPAAIRGETPPADVTARVGLDDDLLDRHPGQVSDGQLQRACLGRVLTQRADFVLCDEPTAMLDPIASAAVRTLLRDIAHGGATVILVSHDPALIAALTTDALALPRLLG
- the lpdA gene encoding dihydrolipoyl dehydrogenase — translated: MTHYDVVVLGAGPGGYVAAIRAAQLGLSTAIIEPKYWGGVCLNVGCIPSKALLRNAELAHIFHKEAKTFGISGEATFDYGAAFDRSRKVADGRVAGVHFLMKKNKITEIHGKGKFTGPNSIEVDLNEGDTEKVEFDNAIIATGARTRLIPGTELSDNVVTYETQIMERDLPGSIIIAGAGAIGMEFAYVLKNYGVDVTIVEFLPRALPNEDAEVSKEIEKQYKKLGVKILTGTKVEKIHDEGSSVTVTVSKNDKTEELKADKVMQAIGFMTNVEDLGLDAVGVETDKRNLIGIDDYMRTNVSHIYAIGDVTGKLMLAHVAEAMGVVAAETIAGAETLPLGDYRMMPRATFCQPQVASFGLTEEQAKEEGYDVVVAKFPFTANGKAHGLADPTGFVKLIADKKHLELLGGHLIGPDVSELLPELTLAQKWDLTANELARNVHTHPTLSEALQECFHGLVGHMINF